GGTGGAGTTCGGGAACGCCAGGGGCCGCAAGGAAAAGTCGAACGCCTACCGAAAACTCCTGGAAATTTCAAGGGAGCACAAAGTGAAAATCCTGGGGAGTGACTATTTCACCTACTTCAACTCCTGGAAGAACCCCGTGCTGCGCGAACTCGCCCCCATGATGCCCGGGGCCGCCCCCCTAGCCATGGCCCACGCGCTCCGACCGCAAATATCGGCGGCGGAAATCCGCAAGTCGCTCCAATTCCTGGAAAAGAAGCACTTGCTGGTCATGGACAGCAAGGGACGCTACCGCCAGACGGACAAGGTGATTTCCATGGGGAGTTACGAAATCGTCCCCCTTGTAGCAACCAACATCCAGCGCGAAATGGCGGCATTCGCCATGGAAGCCATCGACGGCCTACCCGTGAAGGAGCGCGACA
Above is a window of Fibrobacter sp. DNA encoding:
- a CDS encoding TIGR02147 family protein, which encodes MPRIYDYIDYRKFIVDYYQEQKASCGFTWRNFACAACFKNPVYLKQVSDGKYNLSKDAAPRVALSMKLNKVQAQFFCLLVEFGNARGRKEKSNAYRKLLEISREHKVKILGSDYFTYFNSWKNPVLRELAPMMPGAAPLAMAHALRPQISAAEIRKSLQFLEKKHLLVMDSKGRYRQTDKVISMGSYEIVPLVATNIQREMAAFAMEAIDGLPVKERDISGITMSLSKEAYKKVAHQIAVCRKNIMDIVRKDHNESRIYRVNFQLFPLTEDLDCRNEE